A single Pradoshia eiseniae DNA region contains:
- a CDS encoding DUF86 domain-containing protein — protein MYFVNREAIEDKLLYLVNQIELFEEKGSFDGTDYDKLILERLTHTMVDAVLDVGNAMIDGFIMRDPGSYEDIIDILVDEQVINPDMETQFKAMLPFRKVLVQDYTQTKHEELEAAIRGNLSAFKAFPAKINAYLEKELGVVTAFKPKES, from the coding sequence ATGTACTTTGTCAATCGGGAAGCGATTGAGGATAAATTGCTTTACTTGGTGAATCAAATAGAATTGTTTGAAGAAAAGGGAAGCTTTGATGGCACAGATTACGATAAGCTTATCTTAGAAAGGCTTACACATACGATGGTTGATGCGGTCTTGGATGTGGGGAATGCGATGATTGATGGATTTATTATGAGAGACCCGGGAAGCTACGAAGATATTATTGATATACTCGTTGACGAGCAAGTAATTAATCCTGATATGGAAACGCAATTTAAGGCGATGCTTCCATTCAGAAAGGTGCTAGTACAGGATTATACACAAACAAAACATGAAGAATTGGAAGCTGCTATCAGGGGAAATCTTTCAGCTTTCAAGGCTTTCCCAGCTAAGATTAATGCATATTTGGAAAAAGAGCTTGGGGTTGTAACCGCCTTTAAACCGAAGGAATCATAA
- a CDS encoding DUF3055 domain-containing protein has translation MEERFFLYDDTYDTKTRFVSFMGESSRVDLALLVTDRFYGKTLVLDMQGNRFAIIGPDDLEEPGYLEHAFGLTEDEAAEWKDFLYEVI, from the coding sequence ATGGAGGAACGTTTTTTTCTATATGATGATACGTATGACACAAAAACCCGCTTTGTCAGCTTCATGGGAGAAAGCAGCCGTGTTGACCTGGCATTGCTTGTGACGGACCGATTTTATGGGAAGACCCTCGTGCTGGATATGCAAGGGAACCGCTTTGCCATTATTGGACCTGATGATTTAGAGGAGCCCGGATATTTAGAGCACGCCTTTGGTCTTACAGAAGATGAAGCGGCTGAGTGGAAGGATTTCTTATACGAGGTTATTTAG